The genomic stretch GCTCTTCTTAAAGGACCACGAACGGGTTGTTATCCCAGTGGTCGTCAACCTTATACCCGAGTAATTTTCTGAAATAACGATACAAATGTTTCCAACTTACTTTCATAGGTTTTCATCATTTTAATGTTAAACAATATACCCTAAGAATTTACATCAAAAGCCCCTCCTGCACTGCTGCAGGAGGGACTTTATATTTTGAGGTTCGACCCCTTTCAACGATTTGAACGGGTTCAACGTTTTAAACGTTGCTTAATATCCTCCCATTCCGCCCATATCCGGTGCACCATGGCTGTGCGGCGCTTCTTCTTTTGGCTTATCGGCTATTACACATTCTGTTGTTAACAGCATGCCGGCAATAGAAGCTGCATTTTCCAAAGCTACCCGGCTTACTTTGGTCGGGTCAATTACGCCCGCCTTGAATAAGTTCTCGTATACTTCGGTCCTTGCATTAAAACCAAAATCCCCTTTACCTTCCTTGATCTTCTGTACCACGATGGAACCATCAATGCCTGCATTGGAAGTGAGGCAACGGATGGGCTCTTCCAAAGCACGGCGAACGATTGCCATACCGGTTTGCTCATCAGCGATCTGTCCTTTTACTTTTGGTTCCAGGCTTGCAACGGCACGGATATAAGCAACACCGCCTCCGGGAACAATGCCTTCTTCCACAGCTGCCCTTGTTGCATGCAGCGCATCGTCAACACGGTCTTTCTTTTCTTTCATTTCTGTTTCAGTGGCAGCGCCAATGTACAATACAGCAACTCCGCCGGCCAGTTTGGCCAACCGCTCCTGCAGTTTTTCCTTATCATAATCAGACGTGGTGGTTTTGATCTGTGCTTTGATCTGTTCAACACGGCCAACGATGGCTTTCTTTTCTCCTTTACCGCCTACTATGGTCGTATTATCCTTATCAATGGTTACGGATGAAGCCTGGCCCAATGCGTTCAACTGAACGTCTTCTAATTTGTTACCCAGTTCTTCGCTGATCACATCACCCCCGGTAAGGATCGCAATATCGGTAAGCATTTCTTTCCGGCGGTCACCAAAGCCCGGCGCTTTAACGGCAGCCACTTTAATAGTGCCACGCAGTTTATTTACAACGAGGGTTGCCAGTGCCTCCCCTTCCAGGTCTTCGGAAATGATCAGCAACGGCCGGCCGCTTTTTGCAACAGCTTCCAAAACCGGGAGTATATCCTTCATCGTGGAAATCTTTTTATCATAGATCAGGATGTAGGGATTCTGCAGTTCAGCCTGCATCTTCTCACTGTTGGTCACAAAGTAAGGACTGATATAACCACGGTCGAACTGCATGCCTTCCACGATATCAGAAGTGGTATCCGTTCCCTTGGCTTCTTCTACGGTAATAACACCTTCCTTACCCACTTTACCAAAGGCCTCTGCGATCAGTTTACCGATGGTCTCATCGTTGTTGGCAGAGATCGTTGCTACCTGCTGGATCTTCTTACTGTCATTTCCAACAGCCTGGCTTTGTTCTTTCAAACTTGCCACAACAAGACTTACCGCCTTGTCGATACCCCTTTTAAGGTCCATGGGATTTGCACCCGCAGCAACCATTTTCAGGCCTTCGCTGATGATACTTTG from Chitinophagaceae bacterium encodes the following:
- the groL gene encoding chaperonin GroEL (60 kDa chaperone family; promotes refolding of misfolded polypeptides especially under stressful conditions; forms two stacked rings of heptamers to form a barrel-shaped 14mer; ends can be capped by GroES; misfolded proteins enter the barrel where they are refolded when GroES binds), which translates into the protein MSKMIFFDIEARNKMKKGVDTLANAVKVTLGPKGRNVVLERKFGAPTVTKDGVTVAKEIELEDPIENMGAQMVKEVASKTADQAGDGTTTATVLAQSIISEGLKMVAAGANPMDLKRGIDKAVSLVVASLKEQSQAVGNDSKKIQQVATISANNDETIGKLIAEAFGKVGKEGVITVEEAKGTDTTSDIVEGMQFDRGYISPYFVTNSEKMQAELQNPYILIYDKKISTMKDILPVLEAVAKSGRPLLIISEDLEGEALATLVVNKLRGTIKVAAVKAPGFGDRRKEMLTDIAILTGGDVISEELGNKLEDVQLNALGQASSVTIDKDNTTIVGGKGEKKAIVGRVEQIKAQIKTTTSDYDKEKLQERLAKLAGGVAVLYIGAATETEMKEKKDRVDDALHATRAAVEEGIVPGGGVAYIRAVASLEPKVKGQIADEQTGMAIVRRALEEPIRCLTSNAGIDGSIVVQKIKEGKGDFGFNARTEVYENLFKAGVIDPTKVSRVALENAASIAGMLLTTECVIADKPKEEAPHSHGAPDMGGMGGY